The following proteins are encoded in a genomic region of Actinomadura sp. NAK00032:
- a CDS encoding CYTH and CHAD domain-containing protein: MAERHLEIEQKYDAAADFVLPDLAGLPGVAALGEPETHELHATYFDTPDLRLAANKITLRRRRGGPDAGWHLKMPAGPDSKQELRAPLGRPLAVPARLAGLVAVHTRGAELRPVATLETRRTVVRLLGADGAELAEVADDLVTGRGGADAAPERWREIEVELGTGTADLLKAAGKRLRKGGAKRAKSSSKLGRLLGDAVAPSEPAAARSAARSRIAAATCNGKAPAITTGEVVLAYLAEQVEAIVTVDPKARLGEDDAVHRMRVAVRRTRSALRSYRPVLDPERTAPLGPELRWLAQVLGEVRDLEVLRMRFQGAPAFLLDDLERRERSAYRRMNTVLKEPRYFALLDDLDRLVADPPLGAAAARKARKELPGLVTRAWDRMAGEYASIRTAADPETARHETRKEAKRARYAAELAVPVLGIGAKRVVKDAKRLQEVLGGYQDGVIAMEHLAAAAKRTKNPADAFTLGVLYGKEQIEAESARDRLATTWSQTLGPSF, encoded by the coding sequence GTGGCCGAGAGGCATCTCGAGATCGAGCAGAAGTACGATGCCGCCGCCGACTTCGTCCTGCCGGATCTGGCCGGGCTGCCGGGCGTGGCGGCGCTCGGGGAGCCCGAGACCCATGAGCTGCACGCCACCTATTTCGACACCCCCGACCTGCGGCTCGCCGCCAACAAGATCACGCTGCGCCGGCGGCGCGGCGGCCCGGACGCGGGCTGGCACCTGAAGATGCCCGCCGGCCCGGACAGCAAGCAGGAGCTGCGCGCGCCGCTCGGCCGCCCGCTGGCCGTCCCGGCACGGCTCGCCGGGCTGGTCGCGGTGCACACGCGCGGCGCGGAGCTGCGCCCGGTCGCGACGCTGGAGACGCGGCGGACGGTCGTCCGGCTGCTCGGCGCGGACGGGGCCGAGCTGGCGGAGGTCGCCGACGACCTGGTGACCGGCCGGGGCGGCGCGGACGCCGCGCCCGAGCGGTGGCGCGAGATCGAGGTCGAGCTCGGGACCGGCACCGCCGACCTGCTGAAGGCCGCCGGGAAGCGGCTCCGCAAGGGCGGCGCGAAGCGGGCCAAGTCGTCGTCCAAGCTCGGCCGGCTGCTCGGCGACGCCGTCGCCCCGTCGGAGCCGGCGGCGGCGCGGTCCGCGGCCCGGTCGCGGATCGCGGCGGCCACCTGCAACGGCAAGGCGCCGGCGATCACGACCGGCGAGGTCGTGCTGGCCTACCTCGCCGAGCAGGTCGAGGCGATCGTGACCGTCGACCCGAAGGCGCGGCTGGGCGAGGACGACGCCGTCCACCGGATGCGGGTCGCCGTCCGCCGGACGCGCAGCGCGCTGCGCAGCTACCGGCCCGTCCTCGACCCGGAGCGGACGGCGCCGCTCGGCCCGGAGCTGCGCTGGCTCGCCCAGGTCCTCGGCGAGGTCCGCGACCTGGAGGTGCTGCGCATGCGGTTCCAGGGCGCGCCCGCCTTCCTGCTGGACGACCTGGAGCGGCGGGAGCGGTCGGCGTACCGGCGGATGAACACCGTGCTGAAGGAGCCGAGGTACTTCGCGCTGCTCGACGACCTGGACCGCCTGGTCGCGGACCCGCCGCTCGGCGCGGCGGCGGCCCGCAAGGCCCGCAAGGAGCTGCCCGGCCTCGTCACGCGCGCCTGGGACCGGATGGCCGGGGAGTACGCGTCGATCCGGACGGCCGCCGACCCGGAGACCGCGCGCCACGAGACCCGCAAGGAGGCCAAGCGCGCCAGGTACGCGGCGGAGCTGGCCGTCCCGGTGCTGGGGATCGGGGCGAAGCGGGTGGTCAAGGACGCCAAGCGCTTGCAGGAGGTCCTCGGCGGCTACCAGGACGGCGTCATCGCCATGGAGCACCTCGCCGCCGCGGCGAAGCGCACGAAGAACCCGGCGGACGCGTTCACGCTCGGCGTCCTGTACGGCAAGGAGCAGATCGAGGCGGAGAGCGCCCGCGACCGCCTGGCCACGACCTGGTCGCAGACGCTCGGCCCGTCCTTCTGA
- a CDS encoding LuxR C-terminal-related transcriptional regulator, which translates to MVAPRVVAGGRPAGLQALPSGERDASVPSTEPATDNGPVTTISAREAEVLALVGAHLSNAEIAARLVLSVRTVESHVSALLRKLALPDRRALARHADEVARAERTRSAPALPAPLTAFIGRVRERRELAAAVRANRLVTVAGPGGVGKTRLALAAAEDLAGDFADGVWFADLVPVSEPGRVGAAVAAAAGVGEQPGRGIDDAVAAALADRRALLVLDNCEHVRDGVAPFVERLLAACPELRVLVTSRARLMVPFEQVVAVPPLSRDGGGESEAVALFLDRAAVAGLPPDPVTREQAVAVCEGLGGMALAIELAAARWSTLGLDGLMTGLSDQLRILTGGPRADDRHRSVRAVLDWSHDLLEPAEQALLHRVSVFVAPFTAGAAAEVAGFAPLDPAAVVDGLGALAEQSLLSVAPSASGTRYHALETIRQYGAERLAETGELADVRARHLRWCLANASALRETGGADWRARFDDAAEDMRAALTWAADLPERRPDAYRLALPMAELAFARNLLGEAQQRFEQAAGLAADGTSAAAALRHAAAVAGCRSLDGEMYRLHRAAAEAARRAGDTAGAGRDLAAAATVAYRFSSSFERTPPAAEVSAILAEARELAGDSPAAEAAVALAEAAVEADAFGAVQGDPENPAAETVRQAERAVELARRAGDPVAESAALDALSGAQSWAGDPFAAAAAARRRIALLSAEPDGPAGTHELMDALAMAAGTAVGVGRLPEARRWGGQLADHPLLAEAGHHATSWLLVADAFSGLAGELLPVSNRFLESWEQNGLRSRSLAPAAASVAMVHGLRGDEDARASWLAIAAQAGPEGDNRLGYGAVFDAMVLLHHGDAGAALERVAPEPGQVWKWVCWVWLHWYTALRAEAAVLAGHPEARGRIAAARTVVTGNPVASAQVDRAEALLDGDLPRQLAAAAAFEAAGCPYQAARTLFLAGGDHAAAGEAALAGLGLAPATVR; encoded by the coding sequence ATGGTCGCTCCTCGGGTCGTGGCCGGCGGACGTCCGGCGGGGCTCCAGGCTCTCCCGTCCGGCGAGCGGGACGCCTCCGTGCCGAGCACGGAACCCGCCACGGATAATGGGCCGGTGACCACGATCTCCGCCCGTGAGGCCGAGGTGCTCGCCCTGGTCGGCGCGCACCTGAGCAACGCCGAGATCGCCGCGCGGCTGGTGCTGTCGGTCCGCACCGTCGAGTCGCACGTGTCCGCGCTGCTGCGCAAGCTGGCGCTGCCGGACCGGCGGGCGCTCGCCCGGCACGCCGACGAGGTCGCCCGCGCCGAGCGGACGCGGTCGGCGCCCGCGCTGCCGGCGCCGCTGACGGCGTTCATCGGACGGGTCCGCGAGCGCCGGGAGCTGGCCGCGGCGGTGCGGGCGAACCGGCTGGTGACCGTGGCCGGGCCCGGCGGGGTCGGCAAGACGCGGCTCGCGCTCGCGGCGGCGGAGGACCTGGCCGGCGACTTCGCCGACGGGGTGTGGTTCGCGGACCTGGTCCCGGTCAGCGAGCCGGGACGGGTGGGCGCGGCGGTCGCGGCGGCGGCGGGCGTCGGGGAGCAGCCCGGACGCGGCATCGACGACGCGGTCGCGGCGGCGCTGGCCGACCGCCGCGCGCTGCTGGTGCTGGACAACTGCGAGCACGTCCGGGACGGGGTGGCGCCGTTCGTGGAGCGCTTGCTCGCCGCCTGCCCGGAGCTGCGCGTGCTGGTGACGAGCCGGGCCCGGCTGATGGTCCCGTTCGAGCAGGTCGTGGCCGTCCCGCCGCTGTCGCGGGACGGCGGCGGCGAGTCCGAGGCGGTGGCGCTGTTCCTGGACCGGGCGGCGGTGGCGGGCCTGCCGCCCGACCCGGTGACGCGCGAGCAGGCCGTGGCCGTCTGCGAGGGGCTCGGCGGGATGGCGCTGGCGATCGAGCTGGCGGCGGCGCGGTGGTCCACGCTCGGGCTGGACGGCCTCATGACGGGCCTCTCCGACCAGCTGCGGATCCTCACCGGCGGGCCCCGCGCCGACGACCGGCACCGGTCGGTGCGGGCGGTGCTCGACTGGAGCCACGACCTGCTGGAACCTGCGGAGCAGGCGCTGTTGCACCGCGTCTCGGTGTTCGTCGCGCCGTTCACCGCCGGGGCCGCCGCCGAGGTCGCCGGGTTCGCGCCGCTGGATCCGGCGGCCGTCGTCGACGGGCTCGGGGCGCTCGCCGAGCAGAGCCTGCTCTCGGTGGCGCCGTCCGCGTCCGGCACCCGGTACCACGCGCTGGAGACGATCCGCCAGTACGGGGCGGAGCGGCTCGCCGAGACGGGCGAGCTTGCGGACGTCCGGGCCCGGCATCTGCGCTGGTGCCTGGCCAACGCGTCCGCCCTGCGGGAGACCGGCGGCGCTGACTGGCGCGCCCGGTTCGACGACGCCGCCGAGGACATGCGGGCCGCGCTCACCTGGGCCGCCGACCTGCCCGAGCGGCGCCCGGACGCCTACCGGCTCGCGCTGCCCATGGCCGAGCTGGCCTTCGCCCGCAACCTGCTCGGCGAGGCGCAGCAGCGGTTCGAGCAGGCGGCGGGGCTCGCCGCCGACGGCACCAGCGCCGCGGCGGCGCTGCGGCACGCCGCCGCCGTGGCCGGGTGCCGCAGCCTCGACGGCGAGATGTACCGGCTGCACCGCGCCGCCGCCGAGGCCGCCCGCCGCGCCGGTGACACCGCCGGCGCCGGACGCGACCTGGCCGCCGCCGCGACCGTCGCCTACCGGTTCTCCAGCTCGTTCGAGCGCACCCCGCCCGCCGCCGAGGTGTCGGCGATCCTCGCGGAGGCGCGGGAGCTGGCCGGCGACTCACCGGCCGCCGAGGCGGCGGTCGCGCTGGCGGAGGCGGCGGTGGAGGCGGACGCGTTCGGCGCCGTCCAGGGCGACCCGGAGAACCCGGCGGCGGAGACGGTCCGGCAGGCGGAGCGGGCGGTCGAGCTGGCGCGGCGCGCGGGCGACCCGGTGGCCGAGTCCGCCGCCCTGGACGCGCTCTCCGGTGCGCAGAGCTGGGCGGGCGACCCCTTCGCCGCCGCGGCCGCCGCCCGGCGCCGGATCGCCCTGCTCTCCGCCGAGCCGGACGGCCCCGCCGGCACGCACGAGCTGATGGACGCCCTCGCCATGGCCGCAGGCACCGCCGTCGGCGTGGGGCGGCTGCCGGAGGCCCGCCGCTGGGGCGGGCAGCTCGCCGACCATCCGCTGCTGGCGGAGGCGGGGCATCACGCCACGTCCTGGCTCCTCGTCGCGGACGCGTTCAGCGGCCTGGCGGGCGAGCTGCTCCCGGTCAGCAACCGTTTCCTCGAATCGTGGGAGCAGAACGGCCTGCGGTCGCGGTCCCTCGCGCCCGCCGCCGCGTCGGTCGCGATGGTCCACGGCCTGCGCGGCGACGAGGACGCCCGCGCGTCCTGGCTCGCGATCGCAGCCCAGGCCGGCCCCGAAGGGGACAACCGCCTGGGCTACGGCGCGGTCTTCGACGCCATGGTCCTGCTCCACCACGGCGACGCAGGCGCGGCCCTGGAACGGGTCGCCCCGGAGCCCGGCCAGGTGTGGAAGTGGGTCTGCTGGGTCTGGCTGCACTGGTACACGGCGCTGCGCGCGGAGGCGGCGGTGCTCGCCGGGCATCCCGAGGCGCGGGGCCGGATCGCCGCCGCCCGGACGGTCGTCACCGGCAACCCGGTCGCCTCCGCGCAGGTGGACCGGGCGGAGGCGCTGCTCGACGGCGACCTCCCGCGCCAGCTCGCCGCCGCGGCGGCGTTCGAGGCGGCCGGCTGCCCGTACCAGGCGGCGCGCACGCTGTTCCTCGCCGGCGGCGACCACGCCGCCGCCGGAGAGGCCGCGCTCGCCGGGCTCGGGCTCGCCCCGGCGACCGTCCGGTAG
- a CDS encoding ABC transporter permease, whose protein sequence is MIGGSRPQIVRLLLGEAFLLGLAGSALGIALGVPATWAQGRLLIGIGLLPDDFSARWSNGVLVLSPCVGIGVAICGVLAAAYRAARVRPLDALRGAPRATRVMTAGRWLAGVSSLALTVLLVAAGHGADLLGALLIAMAVSVFGSIALSALSPLAVPLFGRLLGTVLRTSALGDLAQAGLRDAVRRSASTAAPLIVLVGLLIGLTGALNSLARATGTDLQRITAVDLVVTSTGAAAARIPDVPGVAVASAQSRVEMSVTVRHRVEQRSYRRTYHAGITAVDAAAYRRTHRLVLRSGSLDALHGRTVAIGPRLAAEGVRSGTVTARIGTRELKLRTVARMPEVLENGSDNFLVPRDLVPAAMLADAPTETLVQVAPGTSPRAVAGRIRAAGLGEVRTLAGWADARVAEQQRGTMGIMSVLMGMSGLYAAIAVVNAVVLAAAERRTEFAVLRATGLSRVQVVVMAAVEAAVVTVIGLSLGALVAAAALAGFHPGPGGVRILAVPWTLFGLLVAASLAITTAAGALTAMAATRPSPTTLLAARE, encoded by the coding sequence ATGATCGGCGGGAGCCGCCCGCAGATCGTCCGGTTGCTGCTGGGCGAGGCGTTCCTGCTGGGGCTCGCCGGCAGCGCCCTCGGCATCGCGCTGGGGGTGCCCGCCACCTGGGCGCAGGGCCGGCTGCTGATCGGGATCGGGCTGCTGCCGGACGACTTCTCCGCGCGCTGGTCCAACGGGGTGCTGGTGCTCTCGCCGTGCGTGGGGATCGGCGTCGCGATCTGCGGGGTGCTCGCCGCCGCCTACCGGGCGGCCCGGGTGCGTCCGCTGGACGCCCTGCGCGGCGCGCCCCGCGCGACCCGCGTGATGACCGCCGGCCGCTGGCTGGCGGGCGTCTCCTCGCTCGCCCTCACGGTGCTGCTCGTCGCGGCCGGGCACGGCGCCGACCTGCTGGGCGCCCTGCTGATCGCGATGGCCGTCTCCGTCTTCGGATCGATCGCCCTCAGCGCGCTGAGCCCGCTGGCCGTCCCGCTGTTCGGCCGGCTGCTCGGGACGGTGCTGCGCACCAGCGCTCTCGGCGACCTGGCGCAGGCCGGACTGCGCGACGCGGTACGGCGCAGCGCCTCGACCGCCGCGCCCCTCATCGTCCTGGTCGGGCTGCTCATCGGCCTCACCGGCGCGCTGAACTCGCTCGCCCGCGCCACCGGCACCGACCTGCAGCGCATCACGGCCGTCGACCTGGTGGTGACCTCGACCGGTGCCGCCGCGGCCCGCATCCCGGACGTGCCGGGCGTCGCCGTGGCGTCCGCGCAGAGCCGGGTGGAGATGTCGGTGACCGTCCGGCACCGCGTTGAGCAGCGCTCCTACCGGCGGACGTACCACGCGGGGATCACCGCGGTCGACGCCGCCGCCTACCGCCGCACCCACCGCCTCGTGCTGCGCTCCGGATCCCTGGACGCGCTGCACGGCCGCACGGTCGCGATCGGTCCCCGGCTCGCCGCCGAGGGCGTCCGCAGCGGGACGGTGACGGCGCGGATCGGCACCCGCGAGCTGAAGCTGCGCACCGTCGCGCGGATGCCGGAGGTCCTGGAGAACGGCAGCGACAACTTCCTGGTGCCGCGCGACCTCGTCCCCGCCGCGATGCTCGCGGACGCGCCGACCGAGACCCTGGTCCAGGTCGCCCCCGGGACGTCGCCGCGTGCGGTCGCCGGCCGGATCCGCGCCGCCGGCCTCGGCGAGGTGCGCACCTTGGCCGGGTGGGCGGACGCCAGGGTGGCCGAGCAGCAGCGCGGCACGATGGGGATCATGTCCGTGCTGATGGGCATGTCCGGCCTGTACGCGGCGATCGCGGTGGTCAACGCGGTCGTGCTCGCCGCCGCCGAGCGCCGCACCGAGTTCGCCGTCCTGCGCGCCACCGGGCTGAGCCGCGTGCAGGTCGTCGTGATGGCCGCCGTCGAGGCCGCGGTGGTGACAGTGATCGGCCTGTCGCTGGGCGCCCTGGTCGCGGCGGCGGCGCTGGCGGGCTTCCACCCGGGGCCGGGCGGCGTGCGCATCCTCGCCGTGCCGTGGACGCTCTTCGGCCTGCTCGTCGCGGCGTCCCTCGCCATCACGACCGCGGCCGGGGCGCTCACCGCGATGGCCGCGACCCGGCCGTCCCCGACGACGCTCCTCGCCGCCCGCGAGTGA
- a CDS encoding TetR/AcrR family transcriptional regulator — MGRPAKFGEDRILDAALAVVAEDGPGAATIGAIAARLGAPSGSIYHRFGSRDLLLATLWARCAHRFQEGFVAALAAGDAEAAALHTPRWCRSHPDEAAVLLLHRRQDLVAEWPERFAALNQESAAALDSFTERHPGLERERLLFATVDVPYGAVRRHLLARRPPPLETDTFITTTCRALLPP; from the coding sequence ATGGGAAGACCGGCCAAGTTCGGCGAGGACCGGATCCTCGACGCCGCGCTGGCGGTGGTCGCCGAGGACGGGCCCGGCGCGGCCACCATCGGCGCCATCGCGGCGCGGCTCGGCGCCCCGTCCGGCTCGATCTACCACCGGTTCGGGTCCCGCGACCTGCTGCTCGCCACGCTCTGGGCGCGCTGCGCGCACCGCTTCCAGGAGGGGTTCGTCGCGGCCCTGGCGGCCGGCGACGCCGAGGCGGCGGCGCTTCACACGCCCCGCTGGTGCCGCTCGCATCCGGACGAGGCCGCCGTCCTGCTGCTCCACCGGCGGCAGGACCTGGTGGCCGAATGGCCGGAGCGGTTCGCCGCGCTGAACCAGGAGAGCGCCGCCGCCCTCGACTCCTTCACCGAACGGCATCCGGGCCTGGAACGCGAGCGGCTGCTCTTCGCCACGGTCGACGTCCCCTACGGCGCCGTCCGCCGCCACCTCCTGGCCCGCCGCCCGCCCCCACTCGAGACCGACACCTTCATCACCACCACCTGCCGCGCCCTCCTCCCGCCCTGA
- a CDS encoding pyridoxamine 5'-phosphate oxidase family protein — protein sequence MTLPAPRSRAERRRDTEHRLAHDVDVWVATASPDGVPHLVPLSFDWDGEALLAATPADSPTGRNLAAGRTVRLALGDTRDVSVLDGTVEVLDLDALPPERADRFAAHSGFDPRAAGGAYRWFRITPHRVQAWREVNELPGRDLMRDGRWLP from the coding sequence ATGACCCTCCCCGCCCCGCGCTCGCGCGCCGAGCGCCGCCGCGACACCGAGCACCGGCTCGCCCACGACGTGGACGTCTGGGTGGCGACCGCCTCGCCGGACGGCGTCCCCCACCTGGTGCCGCTGTCCTTCGACTGGGACGGCGAGGCGCTGCTCGCCGCCACCCCGGCCGACAGCCCCACCGGCCGCAACCTCGCCGCCGGCCGCACCGTCCGGCTCGCCCTCGGCGACACCCGCGACGTGTCCGTGCTCGACGGCACCGTGGAGGTGCTCGACCTCGACGCGCTGCCGCCGGAGCGGGCCGACCGGTTCGCCGCGCACTCGGGCTTCGACCCCCGCGCGGCGGGCGGCGCCTACCGCTGGTTCCGGATCACCCCCCACCGCGTCCAGGCGTGGCGCGAGGTGAACGAACTGCCCGGCCGCGACCTCATGCGCGACGGCCGCTGGCTGCCCTGA
- a CDS encoding serine/threonine-protein kinase, whose protein sequence is MSGAGLKALKAGDPEQVGPYRLLARLGAGGMGRVYLGRSQGRRLVAVKVVHPHFADNASFRRRFAKEVAAARRIGGFYTAHVVDADPDADPPWLVTEYIAGPTLQEAVDENGPLPQASVAALGAGLAEGLGAVHEQNVIHRDLKPGNVLLAGDGARIIDFGIARAMDATSQSLTLVGTPGYMSPEQYLGGDIGPASDVFCLAAVLTFAATGRHPFGEGPPDALGYRVRHEQPDLAGIPAALLELIAAGLEKDPDDRPPTEEFLDRCSALAPDEGMSLPETFDTMIATRVAETEVFAGSAGAGKKSGPKQKQKPKPPPKPKAPPKPKAQTPPKPKAPPQRQPPRPPVAPPARPPVKPPAPAGGIAAGVIGVLLVALLIAVAAQDRSSPSDNAGSSSSTSSPTSTRTRTSGTYGGSDTTRSSSPTPTPDPTFEAFDEIRVGDCLDAYQDPYDSSEWSENKPTAVSCGRSDAYLKVYDVEDSSSGCDAELLDGEDWWRSPYHDGERIYLCVRRQFRDGECFLGKKSSKDGSTASITGHGLMTSWSCGKNTVPRGFNYILQFTGYYESRCPSGSLRWNDFRKGVLCARIV, encoded by the coding sequence ATGTCCGGGGCGGGACTCAAGGCGCTCAAGGCGGGGGATCCGGAGCAGGTCGGCCCCTACCGGCTGCTGGCCCGGCTGGGGGCCGGCGGGATGGGCCGGGTCTATCTGGGACGCTCGCAGGGACGGCGGCTGGTCGCGGTCAAGGTCGTCCACCCGCACTTCGCCGACAACGCCTCGTTCCGGCGCCGGTTCGCGAAGGAGGTCGCCGCCGCGCGCCGCATCGGGGGCTTCTACACGGCGCACGTGGTGGACGCCGACCCCGACGCCGACCCGCCGTGGCTGGTGACGGAGTACATCGCCGGGCCGACGCTGCAGGAGGCCGTGGACGAGAACGGCCCGCTGCCCCAGGCGTCGGTGGCGGCGCTCGGCGCCGGCCTCGCGGAGGGGCTCGGTGCCGTCCACGAGCAGAACGTGATCCACCGGGACCTCAAGCCGGGCAACGTGCTGCTGGCCGGGGACGGCGCCCGGATCATCGACTTCGGCATCGCCCGCGCGATGGACGCCACGTCCCAGAGCCTGACCCTGGTGGGGACGCCCGGCTACATGTCGCCCGAGCAGTACCTCGGCGGCGACATCGGGCCGGCGAGCGACGTGTTCTGCCTGGCCGCCGTGCTGACCTTCGCGGCCACCGGCCGCCACCCGTTCGGGGAGGGGCCGCCGGACGCGCTCGGCTACCGCGTCCGGCACGAGCAGCCCGACCTGGCGGGCATCCCGGCGGCGCTGCTGGAGCTCATCGCGGCGGGCCTGGAGAAGGACCCGGACGACCGTCCGCCGACCGAGGAGTTCCTGGACCGCTGCTCCGCGCTGGCCCCGGACGAGGGCATGTCCCTGCCGGAGACGTTCGACACGATGATCGCCACCCGCGTCGCCGAGACGGAGGTCTTCGCGGGAAGCGCCGGCGCGGGGAAGAAGTCCGGGCCCAAGCAGAAGCAGAAGCCGAAGCCGCCGCCCAAGCCCAAGGCGCCGCCCAAGCCGAAGGCGCAGACGCCGCCCAAGCCCAAGGCGCCGCCGCAGCGGCAGCCGCCGCGCCCACCGGTCGCACCGCCGGCTAGGCCACCGGTCAAACCGCCGGCCCCGGCAGGCGGCATCGCGGCCGGGGTCATCGGCGTCCTGCTGGTCGCCCTGCTCATCGCCGTCGCCGCCCAGGACCGGTCGAGCCCATCGGACAACGCCGGCTCGTCGTCGTCCACGTCGTCGCCCACCTCGACCAGGACCCGGACGTCCGGCACCTACGGCGGCTCGGACACCACCCGCTCGTCGAGCCCGACGCCGACCCCCGACCCGACCTTCGAGGCGTTCGACGAGATCAGGGTCGGCGACTGCCTGGACGCCTACCAGGACCCCTACGACTCCTCCGAGTGGAGCGAGAACAAGCCGACCGCCGTCTCCTGCGGCCGGAGCGACGCGTACCTGAAGGTCTACGACGTGGAGGATTCCAGCAGCGGGTGCGACGCCGAGCTGCTCGACGGGGAGGACTGGTGGAGGTCGCCCTACCACGACGGAGAGCGGATCTATCTCTGCGTGCGGCGGCAGTTCAGGGACGGCGAATGCTTCCTGGGTAAGAAGAGCTCGAAGGACGGCAGCACGGCGTCCATCACCGGGCACGGCCTGATGACCTCGTGGAGCTGCGGTAAGAACACCGTCCCCCGGGGGTTCAACTACATCCTCCAGTTCACCGGCTACTACGAGTCCAGGTGCCCGAGCGGCTCGCTGCGATGGAACGACTTCCGCAAGGGAGTACTCTGCGCCCGCATCGTCTGA
- a CDS encoding iron chaperone — protein sequence MAESNTYEGFTAEERAAMKEHAQDQKKAARRGSAADKAAEAKRDLLAKIAEMGDADRVMAERVHAVITDAAPVLTPRLWYGMPAYALDGKVLCFFQSAAKFKARYATLGFNDPAKLDDGAMWPAAFALTEVTPEVEERIAALVQRAVN from the coding sequence ATGGCCGAGAGCAACACGTACGAGGGGTTCACCGCCGAGGAGCGGGCCGCGATGAAGGAGCACGCGCAGGATCAGAAGAAGGCGGCGCGGCGCGGCTCGGCCGCGGACAAGGCCGCGGAGGCGAAGCGGGACCTCCTCGCGAAGATCGCCGAGATGGGGGACGCGGACCGGGTCATGGCCGAGCGCGTGCACGCCGTCATCACGGACGCCGCGCCCGTCCTCACGCCGAGGCTCTGGTACGGGATGCCCGCCTACGCGCTGGACGGCAAGGTCCTCTGCTTCTTCCAGAGCGCGGCGAAGTTCAAGGCCCGCTACGCCACGCTCGGGTTCAACGACCCGGCGAAGCTCGACGACGGCGCGATGTGGCCGGCCGCGTTCGCGCTGACCGAGGTGACGCCGGAGGTGGAGGAGCGCATCGCCGCCCTCGTGCAGCGGGCGGTGAACTGA
- a CDS encoding nuclear transport factor 2 family protein, with amino-acid sequence MTADADLVAGFYAATQARDAAAILALLHPEFEARTAPGLPFGAGGTFHGPEETLTRVWGAIFAEYDTAPYAETSHETGDGLVVVTGHYRGTARSTERRYEAEFVHLWRVTDGRISWLHQYTDTARWHEALVPLG; translated from the coding sequence ATGACCGCCGACGCCGATCTCGTCGCCGGGTTCTACGCCGCCACGCAAGCGCGGGACGCCGCCGCGATCCTCGCGCTGCTGCATCCGGAGTTCGAGGCCCGCACCGCGCCCGGCCTGCCGTTCGGCGCGGGCGGCACGTTCCACGGCCCCGAGGAGACCCTCACCCGCGTGTGGGGCGCCATCTTCGCCGAGTACGACACGGCCCCCTACGCCGAGACCTCGCACGAGACGGGCGACGGGCTCGTGGTGGTGACCGGCCACTACCGGGGCACCGCGCGCTCCACCGAGCGCCGGTACGAGGCGGAGTTCGTCCACCTGTGGCGCGTCACCGACGGCCGGATCTCCTGGCTCCACCAGTACACGGACACGGCCCGCTGGCATGAGGCCCTGGTCCCTCTGGGCTGA
- a CDS encoding NUDIX hydrolase, whose product MAEVIHAAGAVLWRDGPGGGPEFAVIHRPRYDDWSFPKGKVDPGEHVLRAAVREIEEETGITARLGHRLPTVAYPIGDRTKRVDYWAARPVAESAFTPNHEVDELVWLPAAEAEARLSYRHDIDLLHAFLRGPVHTAPLVILRHASAGEKREWREADELRPLDAAGRREAAALAGLLHAYGPMRVISSATARCLETVLPYARVTRASIATEAAFTIGDTGPEEAVERLLSLAGAGAVVCTHGEVVSALVTGLCKEMGENVPDDPSLRKGEFWAAHLAEGSLASLERHSAGDV is encoded by the coding sequence ATGGCTGAGGTCATCCACGCCGCGGGGGCGGTGCTGTGGCGGGACGGGCCGGGCGGGGGGCCGGAGTTCGCGGTGATCCACCGGCCCCGCTACGACGACTGGTCGTTCCCGAAGGGCAAGGTCGACCCGGGCGAGCACGTGCTGCGCGCCGCCGTCCGCGAGATCGAGGAGGAGACCGGCATCACCGCCCGCCTCGGCCACCGGCTCCCGACCGTCGCCTACCCGATCGGGGACCGGACGAAGCGGGTCGACTACTGGGCGGCCCGGCCGGTCGCCGAGAGCGCGTTCACCCCGAACCACGAGGTGGACGAGCTGGTCTGGCTCCCGGCCGCCGAGGCGGAGGCCAGGCTCAGCTACCGGCACGACATCGACCTTCTGCACGCGTTCCTGCGGGGGCCCGTACACACGGCGCCGCTGGTGATCCTGCGGCACGCGTCCGCCGGGGAGAAGCGGGAGTGGCGGGAGGCCGACGAGCTGCGCCCGCTGGACGCCGCCGGGCGGCGCGAGGCCGCCGCCCTGGCCGGGCTGCTGCACGCCTACGGGCCGATGCGGGTGATCAGTTCGGCGACGGCGCGCTGCCTGGAGACCGTCCTGCCCTATGCGCGCGTTACGCGGGCGTCCATCGCCACGGAAGCGGCATTCACCATCGGTGACACCGGCCCGGAAGAGGCCGTTGAACGGCTGCTCTCCCTGGCAGGCGCCGGCGCGGTCGTGTGCACGCACGGGGAGGTCGTGTCCGCGCTCGTCACCGGGCTGTGCAAGGAAATGGGGGAGAACGTCCCGGACGACCCGAGCCTCCGCAAGGGCGAGTTCTGGGCTGCGCACCTCGCGGAGGGCTCGCTGGCGTCACTGGAGCGCCACAGCGCCGGGGACGTCTAG